A DNA window from Chryseobacterium scophthalmum contains the following coding sequences:
- a CDS encoding trimeric intracellular cation channel family protein has product MHEQINFAIEILGTISFSMSGSFAAMQKRLDPFGVLIIAFVTSVGGGTVRDLLLDIPVFWMHDLLMCGVILITSIFSMVFKSIEKNFKVTLFIFDSFGLGLFTIIGVQKGLNADIHPLICIGLGTITGCFGGIIRDILLNRIPLIFRKEIYASACIIGGAIFLLLTTFTGLSYTIIQIFTILLIVAIRTLAVKYHWQMPKFYGYNNDAEM; this is encoded by the coding sequence ATGCACGAACAAATCAATTTTGCAATAGAAATTCTTGGTACGATATCGTTTTCGATGTCGGGAAGTTTTGCAGCAATGCAGAAAAGACTTGATCCGTTCGGAGTTTTGATTATTGCCTTCGTAACATCTGTTGGTGGAGGAACAGTGAGAGATTTATTGCTCGACATTCCTGTTTTTTGGATGCACGATCTTTTGATGTGTGGCGTGATTTTAATAACCTCTATTTTTTCGATGGTTTTTAAATCAATCGAGAAAAACTTTAAAGTGACTTTATTTATTTTCGATAGCTTCGGATTGGGATTATTTACCATCATCGGAGTTCAGAAAGGTTTAAACGCAGACATTCATCCTTTAATCTGTATCGGACTTGGAACTATTACCGGTTGTTTCGGCGGAATTATCCGGGATATTTTACTCAATAGAATTCCTTTAATTTTTCGAAAAGAAATTTATGCAAGCGCCTGTATTATTGGTGGAGCGATATTCTTGTTATTGACTACTTTCACAGGTCTGTCTTATACAATTATTCAGATTTTTACAATTTTATTGATTGTTGCCATTAGAACATTAGCTGTAAAATATCATTGGCAAATGCCTAAATTTTATGGTTACAATAATGATGCTGAAATGTAA
- the coaD gene encoding pantetheine-phosphate adenylyltransferase: MKIAVFPGSFDPITLGHYDIIERAAALFDKVIIAIGQNSQKKYMFPLEKRMEFIQNSVAEFPNVEVDHFEGLTVDYCFEKNAQFILRGLRNPADFEFEKAIAHTNRTLAHKKLETVFLLTSSGKSFISSSIVREIINHGGEYELLVPEAVRVEK; this comes from the coding sequence ATGAAAATTGCTGTTTTTCCGGGGTCTTTTGATCCGATTACTTTAGGACATTATGATATTATCGAAAGAGCAGCTGCGCTTTTCGACAAAGTAATTATCGCTATTGGTCAGAATTCTCAGAAGAAATATATGTTTCCGCTTGAAAAAAGAATGGAATTCATACAAAATTCGGTAGCCGAATTTCCCAATGTGGAAGTTGATCATTTTGAAGGCTTAACCGTTGATTATTGCTTTGAAAAAAATGCTCAGTTTATTTTAAGAGGCTTAAGAAATCCTGCCGATTTCGAATTTGAAAAGGCAATTGCTCATACCAACAGAACCTTGGCTCATAAAAAACTCGAAACTGTTTTCCTCTTGACTTCATCAGGAAAATCATTTATCAGCAGCAGCATCGTAAGAGAAATCATAAACCACGGTGGCGAATATGAACTTTTGGTTCCTGAAGCGGTAAGAGTAGAAAAATAA
- a CDS encoding dihydrofolate reductase: protein MTTIVVAMGEKNEIGSGNQLLWHLPKDLKHFKDLTSGHPIIMGRKTYESIGKALPNRTNIVVSRKKNWFQEGVLIVGSLKEAVKFAKKIDENIFIIGGGNVYEQTMEIADRLEVTLVKANLEADTYFPKINEKIWKKTGEICHEKDEKNQYDFCFQTYEKVNG from the coding sequence ATGACAACAATTGTGGTGGCAATGGGAGAAAAAAACGAGATTGGTTCTGGTAATCAGTTATTGTGGCACCTTCCGAAAGATTTAAAACATTTTAAAGACTTAACTTCGGGACACCCGATTATTATGGGAAGAAAAACGTATGAAAGCATAGGAAAAGCACTTCCCAACCGTACCAATATTGTTGTTTCAAGAAAGAAAAACTGGTTTCAGGAAGGGGTTTTAATTGTTGGAAGCCTTAAAGAAGCTGTGAAATTTGCAAAAAAAATTGACGAAAACATCTTCATCATCGGTGGCGGAAATGTTTATGAACAAACCATGGAAATTGCAGACCGTCTTGAAGTAACTTTGGTAAAAGCAAATTTGGAAGCCGATACTTATTTTCCAAAAATCAACGAAAAGATTTGGAAAAAAACAGGAGAAATCTGTCACGAAAAAGATGAAAAAAATCAATACGATTTCTGCTTTCAGACTTATGAAAAGGTTAATGGTTAA